The Coffea arabica cultivar ET-39 chromosome 6e, Coffea Arabica ET-39 HiFi, whole genome shotgun sequence genome contains the following window.
aactattacaagccaagaggtgtacacataccccataaagaataatttaaataaaaagcaaaagtaaatgaaataaatgaaataaatgaaaggagtTAAAGGAATGGCAAggaaagcaacgtagacatgcaattcacacttagcacgttggatcacataggagaaataAAAATCAAGGAGATATAGGTTACCTCCCTTGTAATTGGGCCCCActgaagtgaaatcacttatttatcctccaaaataaaagaaatggtcaaggcaccaatttatttgacaaataatcacaaaggataaaaataaacatgaatttgaatcaattaaatcatgtcaacaacccacatttaagaggtcaagagaaaaaaggacttgattgcaaagatcggcaaaattttggggccaaaattaaagaaaaataaagttcaaggacttatttgcaattaaagtaaggaccgaattgaaagtagttgaaaatatccagggccacagtgaaattaaagaaaagtacaggGACTGATCTGCAAATGCGTTCTCTGGTTTCCTAATGGACTAGGCCATGGGCCATTTTATTAATTTCTTGGGCCAAAACTCCTCTTAGCCCAGTCGAAGTCCAAGCAAAACAAACGGGCTAGCCCATCTTAAGTCCAAGCAAGATCCAGCTAAAAACATGTGGGCTTTATCCCCTAGCTCATGCcaacaacccagaaaaataCCATTAATCCACTTGTCAAACCCAACAAATATAATTACCCAAAATCTAAACCCATAATACTAAACCCAATAACATAAGCAAATCAACAAAAATATTTAAGCCACAATTATTGtctaaattccagaattaatctGTCCAAAAAGTAAcgtaaaatatgcaaacagaggacaAAGCTTAAAAAAGGTGAAATCAGTTTAATTTGCCCAGATTTTGGGTCACAGTGAAGTTAGACAGAAATTGAGGGGTTGGAATATAAATTTCAGAAGAATTCCATTCATCTTCTTTGCAGACTTCTGCAACTTCCGCAAACCCGACAATAAACATATCAGCATGGTTAACAATGATTTAGTTCAAATTCAACACCAGCCATTCTCAAAACTCACACAAACTCTCTTTCCATATAATCTCATGACATGATTCGAATTCACATCAAAACATCAAGCAAAACAGAAACAAATGCCAAATAAACGGATGCCAAACAAACTATCCGAATCAACTATGTTGACAAGCATGGACTGGCCGAACATATGCAAACAGTAATCAATCGTCCTTCAAACAAAATTTTAAGTTAGGCATTTTAACAAACAGCAAGTAGGCATGAGAAATTTCCGAAATTCTCCGTTCAAATGACATAACTCAGCACCCAAAATTATCAGAAATCCCAAGTAATTCAAACCAATTTAACACATAAAGCATATATTCTAGAATTCATGAACAATCAGCATCAAAATTGGATCGACAGCTCACGGCAGAAAtgatttggaaaattttcatggTCTGTGCTTGGAGAAACACTAAAATAGACAGGAAATGATAACTTACAGACAGCCATGGTGGAATCCGACGAGGTGGTGGCGATGGATTTTGATGAAGCGGTGGCGGCTCCTTGTGCAGGCGGTTGACCACTTACAACTGCCTGGTGACCGCTATAGAGGTTGCGCGTGGTGGCGGTGGCGACAGACAGCACCAGCGGCGGATGCGAGGCTGGCAGTGGTCGGTTGAGATAGTGGAAATTATTTTTTGCAGCCATGACTGGAAATTTTCCCTCTCCTTTGATGATTGAAGTTGAAACCTCCATCTCCCTTgccctctgttttcttttctgccCCTTTTCTGTTTTGTCTCAATGCCCGATAGCTCCTCTCCCCtgtttctcaattttcttgctcTCTGTTCTTAGTCGATGCCTCTCTCGTTCCCTTACtctcatttttctgtttttcccaAACCGTCAGCCTCCCCTGTTTTCCTCAAACTCTTGCTCAAAAATTCCGCCGCCCTTCTCTCCAATTTCTTCCCCCCGCTGTTTGTTTTGTTACCCGCCGCCCTTCCGTTGTTTTTCCCTCTTTAGCCGAAAATCCCCTTTTTCTTAGCTCTCCAGTCGTCAACTCTCGCTTGCCTTTCTTCTCCTCTGTTTTTTAGCTCACGGCCTGCCGAAACCTTCCCCTctgttttgctcttttttttctttcttttttcttaccGCCGCCTCCCTCCCTGTTTTCAAGCCTCTTCgagggttttttctttttttgcctgATGCCCCCCAAAAAACCCCCCAAGTGTCCTTGACAACTACCCCCTATACACTTGTCCTACAATTCCTCAACCACTTGTCTAATGCTTATTTGcacacttgttcaacatgcaATTGACACACTTGTTTAACAtgcttaatttttaaaaattacctTGCAAAATGCcttaacaagaaaaaaatcaaatttcaaaaaGATAAAATGGATCTTTATTCgggatttttctaaaatttagtgtAAAATTGCTTTAAAAATacaatgatgaattttaatgcATTTAAAATAAGAATGAACATCAATTACCATTTGCAACCTCCaatcaattaaaaataataaatatgagacaagaataaataataataataaaaactaaaaattgaatcaaaGGAAGTCAAAATTGAATGAATAAAGCTAAAACTGAATCgatgaaatttttggtgtctacaggatGTATATGGGAAGAATTAGAACACGCACTCAAACAAAGACGACTCGAAAAAATGGCAGCCAAGTTTAGTTGGAGAAAGTGAATTCTACAGTACAATGACTTTCATCCACAactcctgttttttttttggtcacttaattgattattttgcaaCTGCCATGCGAACAATGTCTGTATAAGAGCAATTAAGCTGCAATTTAGTAACCCGACAAGAAAATTACATGGACAAGCTATCATGTATAAAGTAAGCATACATAAGAGTGACTCAAACAGACAATGTGAACCATCGAGACAATTAGgcataaaattttgagaaagtgATGAGAGAGGCGTGATCACAGAGTACAAACCATGAAATGCATTGAAAACGGGCAAGCAGACACTCTTTCATCTGATAGTCATGAGAGAGCTTCTAACACATTGTCGCTTACCACCATGCAAGTATTTAATCTTCAAATCTCTAGAATATGCTCAAAGATTGCTCCACCAAGGACTGTTGATAAACTTTTGGAAACCAAAGGACAGATACTGACAACAATGTCAGCTGCGAATCTACATCATGTACCTTTGGATGATTAAACGCAAGGAGCCAAAAAAAGCAGCAGAATATCCAAAGGTCCCAAATGAAGCCAATTAAGGATAAGATCCCCCTTCTCCATTATTTGGACTTCCATTACACATCTTTGGTGCAAACTTCTCTATCACCTTAAAAAGAGAGGGATCGTTTCCACTATCTCTGTATGAATCtagtaaaaatgaaaaagtaGACAAATGCAGCGAGAATCCTCTCCTATCCATTTCATCAAAACATACCATTGCATCATTAAATTTGCCACCCTTAAGAAGTCCATGAACAATAATATTAAATGTAATTTGATTTGGTGTGCaaccattttcttccattttcttaATAAACTCTTTGGCTTCCGGCAGTAAACCTTCTGAAAAGAGGCCATTTATCATCGTGTTATATGTTGTAACATCAGGGTCTAATCCTTTAGAGGAGAGACTATAGAAAAGATGTCGGGCACTGTCAAGCTTCCCACATTTGCATAATCCATCAAGGACGATGTTGTACATTGCTATCTGACAATATACTCCATCAACTTCCATCTTGTGCAAAAATTGAAGTGCTGCCTCAACATGTGAGTTCTTGCATAAACCGTCCAATAACACACAGTAAGTGTAAAAATCAGGCTTTATGCCAGCAGCTCGCATCTCATTGAAAACTTCGATTGCTGTAAGATACCTCCACACACTAAATAAACCCTGCAGGACAGTGTTATAAGTTGCAACATTCGGTGTTAACCCTTTATATCGGATCTCTTGGAAGAGACTCATGGCTGCTtccactttcattttcttcatataGCCATGGATCAATATATTATGGCTTTGAACATCAGGACTAAGGCCGTTAGcagccattttatcaaaaactcTCTTTGCTTCATCCATTCGGCCTTGTAAACAGTACCCATCCATCAATGCATTATATGTAACATTATCAGGCTTCTGATTTTGCACAATCATGATTTTCAGCACCTCCTCTGCACCTTCTAACTGTCCTTCCTTACATAGGGCATCGATAAGAATATTATAAGTAATAACATTTGGAACAATATTATAAGCCTTCATCTCAGTCAAGAGCTTTTCAATGTCCTTCCATTTACTTAAGTTGCACAGACCCCAGACCAAACAATTGTAAGTGATGTCATCCGGGGCAATTCCTTTCTCAATCATCTCGTGTAGAAGGGAGAGAGCTTGATCCATCATTTTATCCTTGCACAACCTGTCGATAATAGTGTTGTAAGCAGCTGTATCAGGCCTGCACCTTCCTCctttttccatgaatctaaggaCTTGAATGGCCATGCTAGTGTTCCCAGCCTTAGAAAGCCCATCTATCACAGTCCCATACGTAATTTTGCAGGGTACGCATAGCTTTTCATACATTATTTTCTTGAACAATCCTTGTGCCTCATGAATTTTGTGTTCCCGAAAAAGTCCTTTGAGCAGAGTGGTAAATGTGGCCGTATCGGGCACAATACCTCGCTTGAAGAAGCTACCCAATATAGAAAACCCAAAATCCACTCTACCGAAGAAGCAGTAACAATTAATCACAATACTTAGCGTGTATTCATTAAGCGGAATGCATCCTAACTCAGCCATATCTCTGTAAAGAGAAAGAATCACCAAATATTGCTTCATTTTAACAATACGACCCAGCAATTCAGTGAAATGAACAACACTAGGCACAGGTCTCATCCGGACCATCTGCTTGTAAAAGCCTAGAGCTTCATCAAGATTGCTGATTCTGTCAATATCACTCCTTAATCCCCGAGACCCATAATGAACAATGTTGTTAGGCTTAGCCTGATGATGATTACTACTTTTAATACCAATAGTGAGGGCTGCAGAGTGAAAAGCAGATTGGATGGGggttgaatttcttggagaaagaaatgaaagagtagTAAAAGCGGCAGTAGTAGCGGTACCTGAGAAGGCCCTTTTCTCATCTTCTTGATGGTTTTGCCTTCGGAGTTCAGCTACAAAATCAGAAAGTCGCAGCTGAGGAGACGAGTGAGGAGCCAAAGACGATGAAGCTTGTCGTCCCTCTCAGGTTTTGTGATTAATTCATTCTTTTCTGGTTTTTCATTTTGtatttttggtttctttttaGCCTTTTTGGTTTATTACTCTGAGATTGatatttttgctttttttatgaaaataaagtcaatattttaataaaactaTATACAGACACATGAGCATAAACTTATCACAGAGTGAATTaatattaaaacatgaaatattttataataataaGGCCAAGTTATTGCGGACACATataatgtcttttttttttgtcgaaatcTGCGAATGGATCCGTGGCACTCAAAATGAAAAATCCTTATTTTGATCACCAATTTATTAGAAAAATGTTATTTATATTCCCATTTTGTTATTCATACTTTTACTATTATTTTAATCatctaatttttatttattaaattatgtaataaaataaatagtgaAAATGCAAAGAACAAAAAATAGAGTGTAAGTACCATTTTCCTTTTGCTCATTCCATTTTAGaccaaaatcaaataaaacttCTCCCACATCAAAAGGTTAtcctcttttgttatttttaattCTACATTAATTACAAAATTCTTACGTCATAAGCACTTTACTTAAAAAACACTTGTTAACATATTCGGAGGAAACAAAACACTTGTTGACAGATACGATGAATGgtcaattagaaaaaaaaaatccaagtaTCTATTAGTTATGACATTTAATAGTTTAAATGATATCAAAATTAGTTTATAACATGCACACATGTATCCTATTAATCAATTCACTAAATtcaatgagtgtgtttggatagaagattatttaaaataattaatgtaatattttttgtgatatgatatatgagaaataaaaaaagtaattgaaaaaataaaaaaatatgtttaactAATGcaagcaaattattttttttcgaaTCATTCGCATCCAATTGTTTAGGATGTATCCTTTGTGATGAtacttcatcatcatcatcatcattcgCAAACTATTTGTACTAGtttgccttttttttccctttaaataCCATAACATGATAACATATGATAAACTCATCTCTTATAATACTCGTTTATTTGCCAAGTGCTAGCACTTTCTGTAACGTATCagccaaaaaattttttaaaagaaaagaaagcatgAGCTACATCACCACGAGCGGGGAGACCAGGCAATCAATCAGCTCCACAATCATAGGGAAAACCACAGAAAAAAGAAGCCCCGTtgtgaaactaataaaataaactaccAAGAGTGGGGATTGGAACAGTAGAatgagaagagaagagagataGAATTATTATCTTTACTGATCAAAGTACTTCATAGTTACAAATGAAGTAGGATTCACCCCTATATATAGGCGATCCAAGATAAAAGGTACATGAACCCTATTAAGTACTAAtatatgaatttagtatttCAAGTACATCTATAAATGACATCATCCAATATACCAATGAATCTAGGGAGAATACATGTATCTATCATCTTGAAAATACAAACGGACATCTACATCTTATAATCCTTCTTGAGAATATCAACGGACATCCACATCTTATCATTAATATTTCATAACACTTCTccttggatgtccattacacaaagaatatgtctcgttaaaaccttactaggGAAAAATCCAGTGGGacaaaaaccctagtgaaggaaaaagagtacactattcttgtgtaaTAATTTCTCCCCCTGAAATAAACATTATATGAGATCTTTTAGCCGATGCATTC
Protein-coding sequences here:
- the LOC140009765 gene encoding uncharacterized protein produces the protein MIVRSLDPNKDPFRPQKEHEEILGSEVPYFSAIAELRRQNHQEDEKRAFSGTATTAAFTTLSFLSPRNSTPIQSAFHSAALTIGIKSSNHHQAKPNNIVHYGSRGLRSDIDRISNLDEALGFYKQMVRMRPVPSVVHFTELLGRIVKMKQYLVILSLYRDMAELGCIPLNEYTLSIVINCYCFFGRVDFGFSILGSFFKRGIVPDTATFTTLLKGLFREHKIHEAQGLFKKIMYEKLCVPCKITYGTVIDGLSKAGNTSMAIQVLRFMEKGGRCRPDTAAYNTIIDRLCKDKMMDQALSLLHEMIEKGIAPDDITYNCLVWGLCNLSKWKDIEKLLTEMKAYNIVPNVITYNILIDALCKEGQLEGAEEVLKIMIVQNQKPDNVTYNALMDGYCLQGRMDEAKRVFDKMAANGLSPDVQSHNILIHGYMKKMKVEAAMSLFQEIRYKGLTPNVATYNTVLQGLFSVWRYLTAIEVFNEMRAAGIKPDFYTYCVLLDGLCKNSHVEAALQFLHKMEVDGVYCQIAMYNIVLDGLCKCGKLDSARHLFYSLSSKGLDPDVTTYNTMINGLFSEGLLPEAKEFIKKMEENGCTPNQITFNIIVHGLLKGGKFNDAMVCFDEMDRRGFSLHLSTFSFLLDSYRDSGNDPSLFKVIEKFAPKMCNGSPNNGEGGSYP